A window of Mucilaginibacter robiniae genomic DNA:
GATAGACATTGCCTCTTTAGCTAGAAAAACGCCAGAAAACAAAGGATCACGATGTCCAATTGCATCCATTGAACGATGCAAGAACATGATTATGTTACCGATTTGCTTTTCATGCTGAGCTTTGGGAGAAATCCACCACCTGCGCCTGCAATACACACCTTCCTTATCTTTTTCAAAATCAAACAACAGATTCTCCCGATTATAAGGATTTATGGCCGAATAAGAACCAATTAAGTGAGACATATAAAACCTGCCCACGTTATCATGTTGATTTCCGATACCCTGTGGAAAAGCTTTTGAAACCGACATCAACAACATTCTCGGATTTTCTATTCCCCCCGCAGCCAATATAAATTGCCGTGCAAATATTTTGTTTTTTCTGCCTTCTGTATAAATATCTACACTTTTAATCTGATCAGGCTTTTCCTCATCAACATGAATACGAAGAACATGGGTATCCATTAGCACGTTAATGTTAGCTGCAACAGAAAATGCTTTTTTGTATTTGAAAGCAAACCTTGTAGGCAGACTCCAGCGTTCCAGCGGCCATGAAACAATATCTTCATTATCAAAATCAGGCAAGATTTCCAGCTGGCTACCAGGAAAAGCCTGCCTTGCATCAAATGTAAAGGTAGAACCAGCTTCGCACAGGGCGAGTGCATGTTGAAATAAGGATCTAAATCCTGAATACTTATTGGCCATTTAGCATACGGGCCAGCCCAGGGGCGGGTTTCAAAATCAATGTGATCAAGTGGTATACACCTGCCTCCCCAAACAGCGGTGCCTCCGCCAAACTGCCGCCTTCTGTTCTCTTCAAAAGGCTCATGGCTACTAGTAGCCAAACCTTTATTAAGCTCTCGATTAAATGCTGTTTCCGACCATGTTCCACCTGTTATTAAAGTTACCTTAACAGCAGTGTCAATAAACTGGACGGCAATACTTATACCAGCCGGTCCGCCACCAATAATACAAATATCTGTTTCAAAATTCAGACTATCTCCAATCTGAGATGGATTCAAAATCATTGGTTAGAATGGATAAGGTGATTGATTTCATCAAACAACGGTTCAGGGTACGAATGGTTTACCGCTGCTGCATTATGGGCTAAATGGGCAGCTTTTCTAGTTCCGAAAAGCACGCATTTAACAGCTGGCTTTCGTTGAGCATATCCAATCATGATTTCACGAAGTGAGGTATCTTCTAAACCATAAGCTGGCAGTAGTTGACGAATTTTTATTAGTATAGCCGGGCTAATAACATTGAGGGGCAAGAAAACCTGATTAGCAATAACCGGAATATTATTTTGCTGACACAGATTTAGTATGACTGCTGAACCAGGAACACAGTAAGAAACAGGCGTTTCCACCAGTTGTACCTGACCGCTGTGAATACCTGCACTTACCACTTGCTCATCGCCAGATGATATACCAGTTAGCTGTGCCATACCTTTTTCTCGGATGCGCTCCAACGCGCGCCAGCTTTCGTCGGGTACGTAATCGCCAGCAAGTGGTTCATGCAAAACAAACGCTCCTACATTATCAGTTTTGAGCCTTTTTAGGCTTCTATGTAGCGAACATTCTAAATACTGAGGCGAAAAGTTTTTCTGCGGTACTATTTTCTGCAGTACTTTTTTGCCAATTTGATTTAAAGGCGACATAAATGCAGGCAAGGCCAGATGACGAAAACCTGCTTTGGTAACAATAAAAAAGTAATTTTTCAGCTCCTGATCCTGAGTAGCTCGGGCAATTAACCGCTCTGCATCGCCTGATCCATAAGTATCAGCCGTGTCAATAAGGTTTACTTGGAGTTCAAAGGCTTTACGAAAAAGCGCATGAGCCTCATTTAAGGAAATAGCAGAGCCCAAAGAGGCTATATGACTTGTTCCTAAGCCTGCATTTCCAAATGCAGTAAAATTTTTCATTAGTAATAAAGGTTATAATTGGTTTGTTCTCCTTAATCAACTATCATCATCTAATAGTCAACTACTTAAATAACTGGTATATACAATGCTGCTTAATACTATAACTAATATAATCAAGATCAGCTTTGGTTCATAAAATAACAGAGAGAAAACTTGAGCGGAGATCTCCTGAAGCAAAAATTCTGTAGTTCCTAAATACGTGCTTTTTTAAAGTTTATTTTCAAACAAAATCGCCTATTAAACTTGATAAAGATTGCATGCTCTTAAGTTTTCAGGTTTAACTTTAAACCGTTTAACAACTTGTTACTATCAAAGTCTCCGTTATCATCTGCAAGAATATAGCTTGCATCATCCGGATACGAATGCCAAAAATTTCCCGGAACTACTTTAGTTCCGCGTGATATCAAAGTTGGTTTATAAGAGAATGAACTTTTACTGCTAATTAACAAGTCTGCATGAATCATGTGTAATACAGATTCGACAGGCCCCATATCTAAGCAGAAATGCAAGTTCTCGTATTGTCTAAATTCAGGAAAATCACTCTCCTCCCCTTGCGAAAATACATAGACATCAATCTTCTTATCTGTTTTTAGCGTATCAAGTACCTGGTTTAAAATAGAAACATAATAATCGTTATTTAACCAACGCATTTCTAAGTTGGCATTAGCTGTATTTTCTTCAATAACAAT
This region includes:
- a CDS encoding GMC oxidoreductase, with the translated sequence MANKYSGFRSLFQHALALCEAGSTFTFDARQAFPGSQLEILPDFDNEDIVSWPLERWSLPTRFAFKYKKAFSVAANINVLMDTHVLRIHVDEEKPDQIKSVDIYTEGRKNKIFARQFILAAGGIENPRMLLMSVSKAFPQGIGNQHDNVGRFYMSHLIGSYSAINPYNRENLLFDFEKDKEGVYCRRRWWISPKAQHEKQIGNIIMFLHRSMDAIGHRDPLFSGVFLAKEAMSIVHQKRLGLMYKRLKTSAPAIKEHLHTIVKEGPAMLPQVFKLAKMRFAKRRLPFILPDVNSSDLYLYYQSEHFPNPQSRITLSSETDALGLPLPVIDVQFQPLDIETVVAAHRMFAQQFTSKHLGEIRFDEAELRSYLQDKIINFNSAAHHLGTTRMAEDPAEGVVDANCQVHGVSNLYIAGSSVFATGGHANPTLTILALALKLADHLKKQF
- a CDS encoding aldo/keto reductase, which produces MKNFTAFGNAGLGTSHIASLGSAISLNEAHALFRKAFELQVNLIDTADTYGSGDAERLIARATQDQELKNYFFIVTKAGFRHLALPAFMSPLNQIGKKVLQKIVPQKNFSPQYLECSLHRSLKRLKTDNVGAFVLHEPLAGDYVPDESWRALERIREKGMAQLTGISSGDEQVVSAGIHSGQVQLVETPVSYCVPGSAVILNLCQQNNIPVIANQVFLPLNVISPAILIKIRQLLPAYGLEDTSLREIMIGYAQRKPAVKCVLFGTRKAAHLAHNAAAVNHSYPEPLFDEINHLIHSNQ